In Dryobates pubescens isolate bDryPub1 chromosome 15, bDryPub1.pri, whole genome shotgun sequence, the following proteins share a genomic window:
- the LOC104298440 gene encoding histone H1, translated as MSETAPVAAPAVSAPGAKAAKKPKKAAGGSKARKPAGPSVTELITKAVSASKERKGLSLAALKKALAAGGYDVEKNNSRIKLGLKSLVNKGTLVQTKGTGASGSFKLNKKPGETKEKATKKKPAAKPKKPAAKKPASAAKKPKKAAAVKKSPKKAKKPAAAAAKKAAKSPKKAAKAGRPKKAAKSPAKAKAVKTKATKPKAAKPKTAKAKKAAPKKK; from the coding sequence ATGTCGGAGACCGCGCCTGTTGCCGCTCCTGCTGTCTCTGCGCCCGGCGCAAAGGCCGCCAAGAAGCCGAAGAAAGCGGCGGGCGGCTCCAAAGCCCGCAAGCCCGCGGGCCCCAGCGTCACCGAGCTGATCACCAAGGCTGTGTCTGCTTCTAAGGAGCGTAAGGGGCTTTCTCTCGCTGCTCTCAAGAAGGCGCTGGCCGCTGGCGGCTATGATGTGGAGAAGAACAACAGCCGCATCAAGCTGGGGCTTAAAAGCCTCGTCAATAAGGGTACTTTGGTCCAGACCAAGGGCACCGGCGCTTCCGGGTCTTTCAAGCTGAACAAGAAGCCGGGTGAGACAAAGGAGAAGGCAACTAAGAAGAAGCCGGCAGCCAAGCCCAAGAAGCCAGCAGCCAAGAAGCCTGCCAGCGCTGCCAAGAAGCccaagaaagctgcagctgtgaagAAGAgccccaagaaggccaagaagccagcagctgctgcagccaagaaAGCAGCCAAGAGCCCCAAGAAAGCAGCCAAGGCAGGCCGGCCCAAGAAGGCAGCAAAGAGCCCTGCCAAGGCAAAAGCAGTGAAGACCAAAGCAACCAAGCCTAAGGCGGCCAAGCCTAAGACAGCCAAGGCAAAGAAGGCGGCACCCAAAAAGAAGTAA
- the LOC104298439 gene encoding histone H2B 1/2/3/4/6: MPEPAKSAPAPKKGSKKAVTKTQKKGDKKRKKSRKESYSIYVYKVLKQVHPDTGISSKAMGIMNSFVNDIFERIAGEASRLAHYNKRSTITSREIQTAVRLLLPGELAKHAVSEGTKAVTKYTSSK; this comes from the coding sequence ATGCCTGAGCCTGCCAAGTCTGCTCCTGCGCCCAAGAAGGGCTCTAAGAAAGCCGTGACCAAGACCCAGAAAAAGGGAGACAAGAAGCGCAAGAAGAGCCGTAAGGAGAGCTACTCCATCTACGTGTACAAGGTGCTGAAGCAGGTGCACCCCGACACGGGCATCTCTTCCAAGGCCATGGGCATCATGAACTCCTTCGTCAACGACATCTTCGAGCGCATCGCCGGCGAGGCCTCTCGCCTGGCGCACTACAACAAGCGCTCCACCATCACCTCGCGGGAGATCCAGACGGCCGTGCGGCTGCTGTTGCCCGGTGAGCTGGCCAAGCACGCCGTGTCCGAGGGCACTAAGGCTGTCACTAAGTACACCAGCTCTAAGTAG